One region of Gemmatimonadaceae bacterium genomic DNA includes:
- a CDS encoding serine/threonine protein kinase: MLIETAVRFERLQNLDLQGANSQVFLARDHQLQATLVVKEIEKAKIDAARYFDEAAKLYAARHPNVVDVLYASSTDTHVYIAMPQYACSIEALLRDRPLTVREVVRVGIGFLTGLHHIHVKKLVHFDIKPSNVLLDTAGNASLSDFGLCQAVDAAGLATPAQVYESHVAPEYLVASTSLSTAADIYQAGLTLYRMCTGTALWQAHLNQVIAALGADRWLEAVALGAFPSRDLIPPHIPNRLRAVIMRAIQPNPDDRFGSVLEMMNELAQVDEALDWQFTPMAEDLRWELTTDAQRWTVELKGNGPLADIIARRENLATGKVTDFPSLSHAGVKGAKVVKYVQAAIREFTPSS, encoded by the coding sequence ATGCTGATTGAGACGGCCGTTCGGTTCGAGCGCCTCCAGAACCTCGACCTGCAAGGCGCCAATTCGCAGGTCTTCCTGGCCCGGGACCATCAACTGCAGGCGACGCTCGTCGTCAAGGAGATCGAGAAGGCGAAGATCGACGCGGCGCGCTACTTCGACGAGGCGGCGAAACTCTACGCCGCGCGGCACCCCAATGTGGTCGACGTGCTTTACGCATCGTCCACGGACACGCATGTGTACATCGCGATGCCGCAGTACGCGTGCTCGATTGAGGCGCTGCTGCGCGACCGCCCGCTGACCGTCCGCGAGGTGGTGCGCGTGGGGATCGGATTCTTGACCGGCCTGCACCACATCCACGTCAAGAAGCTGGTGCATTTCGACATCAAGCCGTCGAACGTGCTGCTCGACACGGCCGGAAACGCGTCGTTGTCCGACTTTGGCCTGTGCCAGGCGGTCGACGCGGCGGGATTGGCCACCCCGGCGCAGGTGTACGAGTCCCACGTCGCGCCGGAGTACCTGGTAGCGTCGACCAGCCTGTCGACGGCCGCCGACATCTACCAAGCCGGACTGACCCTCTACCGGATGTGCACCGGCACGGCGCTCTGGCAGGCCCACCTCAACCAGGTAATCGCTGCGCTGGGGGCGGATCGGTGGCTGGAGGCGGTGGCTCTCGGGGCATTTCCGTCACGCGACCTGATTCCCCCGCACATCCCGAATCGGCTGCGGGCGGTCATCATGCGCGCGATCCAGCCCAACCCCGACGACCGCTTCGGGAGCGTGTTGGAGATGATGAACGAGTTGGCCCAGGTCGACGAGGCGCTCGACTGGCAGTTCACGCCGATGGCGGAGGACCTCCGGTGGGAGTTGACCACCGACGCACAACGGTGGACGGTCGAACTCAAGGGGAACGGTCCCCTTGCCGACATCATTGCGAGACGGGAGAATCTGGCCACCGGCAAAGTGACAGACTTTCCTTCCCTGAGTCACGCCGGCGTGAAGGGCGCCAAGGTGGTCAAGTATGTGCAGGCGGCGATCCGGGAGTTCACGCCCAGTTCCTGA
- a CDS encoding helix-turn-helix transcriptional regulator has product MGKGARAGPDPNEVRRVVQWLKLADEAKAWDWLVGRRIQALREARRERARAASLAFVPTGRARAPESPQQFSQLELARRLGFSQSWLAKIERGNRALTIFEAHHIAAGLEVDASLIVGPPTAEERNGMDAVVRDVQRARTRQGVTATQLAAEREDARNGRLRASLRSPRETQRVRAVRAAIGDADE; this is encoded by the coding sequence GTGGGCAAGGGGGCGCGGGCGGGGCCGGACCCGAACGAGGTCCGTCGCGTCGTGCAGTGGCTCAAGCTGGCGGACGAGGCCAAGGCCTGGGACTGGTTGGTCGGTCGCCGCATTCAGGCGCTGCGAGAGGCGCGGCGAGAGCGTGCGCGCGCCGCCAGCCTCGCGTTCGTGCCGACGGGCCGCGCGCGTGCGCCCGAGAGCCCGCAGCAGTTCTCCCAGCTGGAGCTGGCGAGGCGGTTGGGCTTCAGCCAGAGCTGGCTGGCGAAGATTGAGCGGGGCAATCGCGCGCTCACCATCTTCGAGGCGCACCACATCGCCGCCGGCCTCGAGGTCGACGCCAGCCTGATCGTGGGACCGCCGACCGCCGAGGAGCGGAATGGGATGGACGCGGTGGTGCGCGACGTCCAGCGGGCCAGAACGCGGCAGGGCGTCACGGCAACGCAGCTCGCCGCCGAACGGGAGGACGCCCGGAACGGTCGGCTGCGGGCCTCGCTCAGAAGTCCGCGTGAGACCCAACGCGTCCGCGCCGTGCGCGCGGCCATCGGCGACGCCGACGAGTAG
- a CDS encoding MarR family transcriptional regulator, translating into MLGTVAAVRVLRSLVASDAPTTQSTLMRETHLTRKSVRHTVDHLVSAGVLQLVGDPGAHLYALETSHPLVPAIQTLFAAERSRLPQLSEAIRALAAEHVPPVMGAWLYGSVARGDDDLTSDLDLALVVDTAEANAATEALRRDLHRLGDAQHVPINVIAFSPAELLALPDINPGFWDNLREDARVLHGSDPDSVALRLRRVLKAEATTTTEADHG; encoded by the coding sequence GTGCTGGGCACGGTCGCGGCCGTGCGGGTCCTGCGGAGCCTCGTCGCGAGTGACGCGCCGACCACGCAGAGCACGCTCATGCGTGAAACGCATCTGACCCGGAAGTCGGTGCGTCACACCGTGGATCATCTCGTCTCGGCCGGCGTGCTCCAGCTGGTCGGCGACCCTGGAGCCCACCTGTACGCTCTGGAAACCTCCCATCCGCTGGTCCCGGCCATCCAGACCCTTTTCGCGGCGGAGCGGTCGCGACTCCCCCAGCTCTCCGAAGCGATCCGGGCGCTCGCGGCGGAGCACGTGCCGCCGGTGATGGGCGCGTGGCTGTATGGCAGCGTGGCGCGGGGTGACGACGACCTCACGAGCGACCTCGACCTCGCGCTGGTGGTAGACACCGCGGAAGCCAATGCCGCGACGGAAGCCCTACGGCGCGACCTGCACCGACTGGGCGACGCGCAGCATGTCCCGATCAACGTGATCGCCTTCAGTCCCGCGGAACTGCTCGCGCTTCCTGACATCAACCCTGGGTTCTGGGACAATCTCCGGGAGGACGCTCGCGTGCTGCACGGCAGTGATCCAGACAGCGTTGCGCTTCGCCTTCGGCGCGTGCTGAAGGCCGAGGCGACGACGACGACGGAGGCGGACCATGGTTAG